The Pandoraea apista genomic interval CCAGCCAGCATGTCCGCGAGTCCCCTGCTGGTGCAGCGCCTCGGCAACGATAGCCTTTTCCTCAGGTGTCAGCCACGCAGCATCTGCGGGCTTGTCGGCAAGGTAGCGGTAGCACAGATACCCCACGAGTACGGTCGGCAGCCCTTCGAGCATAAAGCACCATTGCCAGCCGGCGAGTCCTGCCACGCCGTTCATCCCGCGCATGATCGCGCCGGACAGCGGGCCGCCGATCACACCGGCCACGGGCAGGGCGAACAGAAACGCACTGGTGGCGCGTCCTCGCCATTGCGGCGTGAACCAGTAGCTCAGATACAGGATGACGCCGGGGAAGAAGCCGGCCTCGAACGCGCCCAGCAGGAAGCGCATGACGTAGAACTGGGCCGGCGTCTTGACGAACATCATCGCTGCGGACGTCAGGCCCCACAGCACCATGATGCGCAGGAACGTCTTGCGTGCACCCATACGCACAAACAGCATGTTGCTAGGGACTTCGCACAGCAGGTAGCTGATGAAGAAGACCCCGGCGCCCAAACCATACACGGCATCGGAAAAGCCCAGCAAGTCCTTCATCTGCAACTGGGCGTAACCGACGTTGATGCGATCGAGAAATGCGCACAGGTACGCGACGAATACCAGCGGCATGAGCCGCTTCAATATCTTGCGGAATACCGGGTCCGCGCTGTCGTTCGAAACAAACGACGCTGCGCCGATGGATGATTCCATCATGTCTCCTCCTGGCCCGGTCTGTCGCCGCGGCCTTCTGGGTTGATGTTGTCGATGCCGTGGCACACGTGTCGTCCACGCGGCTTGATCGGCTGGTCAAGTTTAGGAAGCCGGTATTCGTGCCACAATCGCCGAACTCAGATAAATTCCGCCAGACGGAAAAATTTGATACGCCGGGTGAACGGCCCTCTGCCGCCGCAGCGGACGAGCGATTACTGTCGTTACAAGACGAGAGCTGGCATCGATGAAACGACGAACCGTTGAACTGAAAGGATCCTGCGCGACGGGGCCAATGCCCGACGCAACGGGCACGACGACCGAGATGGTGCGCAGTACCGAGCGGGTCGCGCAGATTCTCGGGGCGGTCGCCATCGGGCAGGATCAGGGCAGGCGCCTGAGCGAGATTGCCGACGAGTTAGGACTCGCGCCGGCGACCGTCCACCGCCTGCTGAGCACGCTGGTCGCGCAAGGACTGGTGGAGAAGCCGGTTGGCGGGCACCGCTATTACATCGGGCAGGATGTATTCCTGCTGGCGCTGTCGCGCCGCAATCGCTTTCCGGTCAAGTCGATTGCATCGCCCCATCTCGACACATTGCGGGCAATGTTCGGAGAGACGGTCTTCCTGACAACACGCAATGCGCTCGACTCAGTGTGCGTTGACCGACGCACCGGAGAGAATCCGTCGCGCATCCTGTATGTCGACATCGGCAACCGGCGACCGCTCGGCGTTAGCATTGGCGGCATTCCGCTGATGCACACCCTGTCGCGCAGCGAACTCGACGCGCTGCTCAGACGCAATGCCCGGCGGCTGGCCGCCTTCGGTGCCACCATGACGGATATCCGAGAACGGGTGCAAAGCTGCCGCCAGCGCGGCTTCGGCATGCTCGACGCGATGTTGCAGAACACCGCCTATCGCGGTATCAGCGTGCCGATCGTAACGAGTGCCAACGAGACGATCGGCGCGCTGGGGCTCGGCGCGATCGCGTCGCGTATGACGGAGAGCAACGTCAAACGCTTCTCACGCACGATGCAGGAGCACGCGGCCGAGATCGCATCCGACTATGAAAATCGCATCGGGGCCGAGGCTGGCCAGACGCTGACGCCCTAAGGGCAGAACTGCTTGCGAAGTATCGTCCGCTCGACGCGTCACACGGCCGCAGTATCCCACCGGGTTATGCCAGCCCGCCCTTGTCTTCGCCGTGCAGATTCGCGAGTGGCCCGACCTGCCGGAAATAACGTCCCGGCGACTCGCCGAACGCACGTCGGAACATCGCGATGAAGTTGCTCGGCGTGGAGTAGCCGAGCGAATCGGCAATCGTGCCGACGGGCTCGCCGTTGGCTAACCGCTCGAGAGCATTCACCAGTCTCGCTTGCTGACGCCACTGTGTGAACCCCATTCCCGTTTCGGCGACGAAAAGCCTTCTGGCCGTGCGCGATGAAACACCCGCGCGTTGCGCCAGCATCTCCAGCGATGCATGTCCGCCCAGATCGTCGAGCACGGCACGAGCCACACGCACCACACGCGCATCGGTCGGCATCGGCAGGCCGAGCGGCTCCGCCGGCGCGCGTCCGATCTCGTCGACCAGCACTTGCGCGAGACGCAGTTCGTCTTCCGTCAAAACATCGCGCAACGCCCACGACACGGCCCGCTTGACCAGCGCCGCCAGCAACTCGGAAACCCCCACGACGCAAGGGGTCGACGGCAGCCCTGTTGCCGCAGACGGCGCCACGAGCACGATCCATCCGCTGACCACGCCCGTGAGCGACACGCGGTGCGTGACCCCCGGCGGAATCCACCCGGCACGGTAAGGCGGCAACATCCATGCGCCAAACGGCGTGTAGACCTGCACCAGTCCCGAGTGAATGCAGAACAACTGGCCGCGCACGTGCGAATGCCAGTCCAACTCGCGCGTGCCGATCCGGAACAGACTACGTTCGTTGTCGTGTCCGCCAAACGCCCACACCGGCGGGCCGTCAGGCCGGTCGTTCGGCTGATATTTGGCAAACGGTGAATCGGCCAGCTTCACCAGATGAGCATCAGGTCGGGTATCAGGCATTTTGCGGCGCAACGCTTTGTCCGATTTGCATTGTTTTATGACCAAACAATGTTATCAGGTCAGCAAACAGCGCGCAGACAATAAGCGAAGTGCCACTGCCAGCCGCCTTCCGGCGGCTCTTTTCAAATCATGTCTGCCTTACATGTCAACATCATCGGCGCGGGTCTGGGTGGCCTGTGCCTCGCCCAAGGGCTCCGCCGCGCGGGAATTCCATTCGACGTCTACGAACGAGACGATGCCCCCGACGCCCGTTTCCAGGGCTATCGCCTTCGCATCGACGCCGATGGCCTCGACGCCCTCACCCAATGCCTGCCCGGCGCCCAGGTCGAACGGGTACGCCAGCGCGCCGCCGTTGCACGCACCGGTGGCCGCTTCGTGACCCCGCAGCTCGAAGACGCCAACGTTGTCCTGCCGCCGAGCTGGCACGATGCGCACACCGATACCGGCCTCGCCGTGCATCGCGGCGACGCCCCGACACCCGCCCCGGCGCCGGCTCGCCGAACGCCCGCCCCCGAGGGCATTCCCGGCGACATCAGCCTGCACCGCCAGACGCTTCGGGAGATTCTGCTCGACGGCATTCTCGATCGGGTGCATTTCGGCAAATCCTTCTCGCGCACAACGTCCACCGACGATGGCCGTCGAATCGCTCACTTCGACGACGGGTCCAGTAGCGCGCCGGGGCTCATTGTGGCGGCCGATGGCAGCCATTCCCGCGTGCGCGAATACGTGCTGCCGGGCATGGCGCCACGCGACACCGGCAATGTCTGCTGCTACGGCCTGACGCCGCTGTCCACCGCCTTGCTGGTACTCATGGACAAACACGGCGAAGCCACGGTAATGGAAGGCAGCACGGTGGTATTCGCCGACGGTTTCGCCGTCGTGATCGAAGCGATGCTGTTTCGCCGGCAGCCCGACGACGACGCCTCGTCTACCCCAATCGCCCCTGACCGGATGCCCCTGTCGCCGGTATCCGATTACCTCTACTGGGCGTTCATCGGCCCATCGAAAACGCTGCTGGGCACCTCGCATGCGAACACCGAACGTTCCGGCCCTGTCCCGCTCGCACGCATCGAGGCGCTTACCAATGCGTGGCATCCGCACCTGCGCTCACTGTTTTCAAACGCGGTTCCCGACACCATCCGCACAATGCCGGTGCGTAGCACGACAAGCCCTCTGCCGTGGCAAGTCGACGGTGTCACCGGCCTGGGCGACGCCGTGCACACCATGAGTCCCGCAGGCGGCCTCGGCGCGAACACGGCTTTGCGCGACGCTGCGCAGCTGGCCGACCATTTGCGCGCGGTAGCGCAAGGGCGCCGCGCATTGCCGCAAGCCATCGCAGCGTACGAACGCGACATGTGCGAGCGCGCCCGCGAGGCGGTACGTCTGGCCGACGCCGGGGCCGCGCTGCTCAACGCGCGCCGCAACCCGCCGCACGTCACCGCGCAATCGAACGTGGACGCCATCCATTTGTAAGCCGGCGCCGCTCCCGTGTTACTTTTACGGCAACGTTACTGCGCGCAAGGAGTGACCATGTACACCGTAATGGGCATCACGGGGCGAGTTGGCGGCGTTATCGGGCACGATCTGCTCACGGCGGGCCTGCCGCTACGGGCCGTTGTTCAGGACGCCGTCAAATCCAGCCGATGGGCGACACTCGGCGGTGAAATCGCCGTCGCCGAAAATGGCGACGTCGATGCGCTTACGAATGCCTTTCGCAATAGCGAAGCCGTGTTCGTGATGTTGCCGCCCAACGCCGACCCCGAGCCGGACTTCTCGCACGCGCGGCATCTGATCGACGCGATTCGGCAAGCGCTGGCGAGCACGCGTCCGAAGCGCGTGGTGTGCCTCTCAAGCATCGGTGCAGATTGCGAATCCCCCAGCCTGCTCACAGCCCTGCATATGTTCGAGACGGCGATGGTGTCGCTCGCGTTGCCGGTCACGTTCCTGCGTCCGGCCTGGCTGATGGAGAACTTCGCCTGGGACATTGCTCCCGCGCGTGAGCGCGGCGAACTGCCGAGCTATCTGCAACCGGTGGATCGTGCGATTCCGATGGTCTCGACCAGCGATGTCGGTCACTTCGCGGCCCGGGCCATGCAAGAGAATTTCACCGACGAGCGCATCTGGGAAATCGAAGGGCCGGATCGCTACTCGCCCGACGACATTGCTGCGGCCCTCGCGCGTGCGTTGGTGCGCGATGTGCGCGCCGAGGCGGTGCCGCGCGCCGGCTGGGACCCATTGTTCCGGGCGCAAGGCATGCGCAATCCGCTGCCACGCATTCAAATGCTGGACGGCTTCAACAACGACGGCTTCCGGTTCCGCGATGGCGGCCAACACACCCTGCGCGGCAACGTCACGCTCACTGAGGCGATTGCTGCATTAGTGCGCGAAAGCTGAAACGTTGCGCTCGCGTGACGTCGTCTGTGCGCCACCTCGTGACTGGCGAGCGTCGCAGACCGGTGTCTGCGCGAGCAGATCGCGCCAGGGTTGCGCCCAATCGCCGTCGTGTGCCACCCCGTTCACCACGCGTGTCTTCACGCATGCGCCTCCTGCGGCCAACGCAAAGCGGTGCGCCACTTCCGGCGGCACGACCGTATCCTGCGCGCTGCTGAAGTGGATTTGTGCGATGCCGGCCACCTTCCGTGCAACATCAATGGGATTGCGCGACGCAGGCATTGCCGAGACCCGATGCAATTGATTAACGTACTCGACGTCGAGATTGCCCGCCACCGTGCGCAAGGTGGCAACATCCTGCCGACGCGCCGCGACCAGCACTGCAATCGCCCCACCGCCTGAATACCCGACAAGCTCAAGTGCCTGTCCGGGCACGCGCGCCGCCAATTGCCCGATCGCACCGTCCATCGCGTCGACGACTTCGGGGGCGAAACGCTTGCCGGTCCA includes:
- a CDS encoding alpha/beta hydrolase; this translates as MAQLDAWLKVRSNAQRRVWHKARLDLRGLLCAGVLGLVSLISGCVSLDRNAHADSLAKPAGLQREVLVTGEFRLTAFSRITRPDQPLRIYIEGDGLAWISRTEPSLDPTPVAATGLALAAADPSANVAYLARPCQFTPMQDNPRCEVAYWTGKRFAPEVVDAMDGAIGQLAARVPGQALELVGYSGGGAIAVLVAARRQDVATLRTVAGNLDVEYVNQLHRVSAMPASRNPIDVARKVAGIAQIHFSSAQDTVVPPEVAHRFALAAGGACVKTRVVNGVAHDGDWAQPWRDLLAQTPVCDARQSRGGAQTTSRERNVSAFAH
- a CDS encoding MFS transporter, whose protein sequence is MMESSIGAASFVSNDSADPVFRKILKRLMPLVFVAYLCAFLDRINVGYAQLQMKDLLGFSDAVYGLGAGVFFISYLLCEVPSNMLFVRMGARKTFLRIMVLWGLTSAAMMFVKTPAQFYVMRFLLGAFEAGFFPGVILYLSYWFTPQWRGRATSAFLFALPVAGVIGGPLSGAIMRGMNGVAGLAGWQWCFMLEGLPTVLVGYLCYRYLADKPADAAWLTPEEKAIVAEALHQQGTRGHAGWHEVRQALAEARVYTLGLIYFSITCGAYAFSFWLPTMIKALGVSDPALIGAWSLIPYAAGAIGTWIVATRSDRRKSRRGYIAGSLVIGAAALVATTFSHQSLAQTLVLFSVANFFMMGAGAVFWAVPSTVLNVRIAPAGIALVSSIGILGGFVSPTLMGWMRGMTGNFSSGLQLVSAILLAGACVAMLSLKRGVDAHGH
- a CDS encoding IclR family transcriptional regulator — its product is MPDATGTTTEMVRSTERVAQILGAVAIGQDQGRRLSEIADELGLAPATVHRLLSTLVAQGLVEKPVGGHRYYIGQDVFLLALSRRNRFPVKSIASPHLDTLRAMFGETVFLTTRNALDSVCVDRRTGENPSRILYVDIGNRRPLGVSIGGIPLMHTLSRSELDALLRRNARRLAAFGATMTDIRERVQSCRQRGFGMLDAMLQNTAYRGISVPIVTSANETIGALGLGAIASRMTESNVKRFSRTMQEHAAEIASDYENRIGAEAGQTLTP
- a CDS encoding AraC family transcriptional regulator; the protein is MPDTRPDAHLVKLADSPFAKYQPNDRPDGPPVWAFGGHDNERSLFRIGTRELDWHSHVRGQLFCIHSGLVQVYTPFGAWMLPPYRAGWIPPGVTHRVSLTGVVSGWIVLVAPSAATGLPSTPCVVGVSELLAALVKRAVSWALRDVLTEDELRLAQVLVDEIGRAPAEPLGLPMPTDARVVRVARAVLDDLGGHASLEMLAQRAGVSSRTARRLFVAETGMGFTQWRQQARLVNALERLANGEPVGTIADSLGYSTPSNFIAMFRRAFGESPGRYFRQVGPLANLHGEDKGGLA
- a CDS encoding FAD-dependent oxidoreductase — translated: MSALHVNIIGAGLGGLCLAQGLRRAGIPFDVYERDDAPDARFQGYRLRIDADGLDALTQCLPGAQVERVRQRAAVARTGGRFVTPQLEDANVVLPPSWHDAHTDTGLAVHRGDAPTPAPAPARRTPAPEGIPGDISLHRQTLREILLDGILDRVHFGKSFSRTTSTDDGRRIAHFDDGSSSAPGLIVAADGSHSRVREYVLPGMAPRDTGNVCCYGLTPLSTALLVLMDKHGEATVMEGSTVVFADGFAVVIEAMLFRRQPDDDASSTPIAPDRMPLSPVSDYLYWAFIGPSKTLLGTSHANTERSGPVPLARIEALTNAWHPHLRSLFSNAVPDTIRTMPVRSTTSPLPWQVDGVTGLGDAVHTMSPAGGLGANTALRDAAQLADHLRAVAQGRRALPQAIAAYERDMCERAREAVRLADAGAALLNARRNPPHVTAQSNVDAIHL
- a CDS encoding NmrA family NAD(P)-binding protein; its protein translation is MYTVMGITGRVGGVIGHDLLTAGLPLRAVVQDAVKSSRWATLGGEIAVAENGDVDALTNAFRNSEAVFVMLPPNADPEPDFSHARHLIDAIRQALASTRPKRVVCLSSIGADCESPSLLTALHMFETAMVSLALPVTFLRPAWLMENFAWDIAPARERGELPSYLQPVDRAIPMVSTSDVGHFAARAMQENFTDERIWEIEGPDRYSPDDIAAALARALVRDVRAEAVPRAGWDPLFRAQGMRNPLPRIQMLDGFNNDGFRFRDGGQHTLRGNVTLTEAIAALVRES